A region from the Mucilaginibacter sp. CSA2-8R genome encodes:
- a CDS encoding response regulator: MAIPDILYVEDNYDYVDVVERAIGQIDDTTVLRSIDDGALALDTLEKLAEDKTKPKLILLDLNLPGLSGLDLLRKIKETQALRYVPIIMFSTSDNPKDIRSSLEFGANAYVTKPLGYANLVKCLSAMHSFWLKTNCVA; this comes from the coding sequence ATGGCAATACCCGATATATTATATGTTGAAGATAACTACGACTATGTTGACGTTGTTGAGCGCGCCATTGGACAAATAGATGATACTACCGTTTTACGTAGTATTGACGATGGTGCGTTAGCTTTGGATACCTTAGAAAAGCTGGCCGAAGATAAAACCAAGCCAAAACTCATTCTGTTAGACTTAAATTTACCAGGCTTATCAGGCTTAGACCTACTAAGAAAAATCAAAGAGACACAGGCGCTCCGGTATGTACCTATTATTATGTTTTCAACGTCTGATAACCCCAAAGATATTCGCTCATCATTGGAGTTTGGAGCAAATGCTTATGTGACTAAACCATTGGGATATGCCAACCTAGTAAAATGCCTAAGTGCTATGCACAGCTTTTGGTTAAAAACTAATTGCGTGGCCTAA
- a CDS encoding ATP-binding protein: protein MTDYQVDLTNCDREPIHIPGKVQAHGFLIAVDNQFVISYASENVSAFLSAQATDLLGKKVSALETLLLQEEETGFISQLLLLGRHTKSFETINPYKVVINGTDYNLILSQTGPYFLLEFEPDSTATEVDIHKTIGRSVSEMLAGKHLKQLLDNAAHQVKQLIGYDRIMIYKFLDDGHGEVIAEFKEDHLEPFLGLHYPATDIPKQARELYKKNLTRIITDVNAGSSPILALAAHDEQTPLDLTCSTLRAVSPIHIQYLKNMGVASSFSISLMYREELWGLIACHNYSPRFINYKAREASKLIGQIISSALEYKQDEANTQKNDQFKAAYNELSDLLRKGGDIGEAITQHETNILSVTDATGAVLVYEDKMVALGKTPEKAELEDLVNWLKKNMEDRIYYTHQLPDVYHPAKTFSGAASGILACTLSKEMGELIAWFKPEQIATINWAGNPNKPVEVDEYGLVSLSPRRSFDLWQEKVQNSSERWTREEISNVLRLRDEVVFAINRQANEIRLLNEKLKQAYEELDTFSFTISHDLRTPLSTIKNYSELLLEANKSLDDDARRILQKVIAGADKLNFLIKEVLNYSRVGRLDVEYTDINTKTMIEEIKNDLVVALHIGNLQFEIGDTPLLYGDQTMVTQVFTNLLNNAIKYSAKSNPPKVRVEGRETATEVIYSISDNGIGIDLNYYNRIFDLFKRMDNVRGYEGTGVGLAIVKRIIEKHNARIWVESELGVGTIFYIAFKRNV from the coding sequence ATGACAGATTACCAGGTAGATTTAACGAACTGTGACAGAGAGCCGATACACATTCCGGGTAAAGTACAGGCACATGGCTTTTTGATAGCAGTAGATAACCAATTTGTCATTAGTTATGCCAGCGAAAATGTTTCGGCATTTTTATCTGCACAAGCTACAGATTTATTAGGCAAAAAGGTATCAGCCCTCGAAACGCTGCTATTGCAGGAAGAGGAAACCGGTTTTATAAGTCAGTTACTTTTATTAGGGCGCCATACCAAGAGTTTTGAAACGATTAACCCTTACAAAGTTGTTATTAACGGTACTGATTATAACCTGATCCTTTCGCAAACTGGACCCTATTTTTTATTAGAATTTGAGCCTGACAGTACTGCAACTGAAGTTGACATTCATAAAACGATAGGCCGTTCGGTATCAGAAATGCTGGCAGGTAAGCATCTGAAGCAACTCCTTGACAACGCTGCACACCAGGTTAAACAGTTAATTGGCTACGACCGGATTATGATTTATAAGTTTTTAGATGACGGCCACGGCGAAGTAATCGCCGAGTTTAAAGAAGATCATCTGGAACCTTTTTTAGGCTTGCATTACCCGGCAACCGATATTCCAAAACAAGCTCGCGAACTTTACAAAAAGAATTTAACCAGAATTATTACTGATGTAAATGCGGGGTCGTCGCCTATTTTAGCACTGGCAGCACATGATGAACAAACGCCTTTAGATTTAACCTGCTCTACCTTGCGTGCGGTCTCTCCAATCCATATTCAATACCTAAAAAATATGGGGGTGGCCTCCAGCTTTAGCATCTCACTGATGTATCGCGAGGAGTTGTGGGGACTAATTGCTTGTCATAACTATTCGCCCCGATTTATTAATTATAAAGCGCGAGAAGCCTCTAAACTGATTGGCCAGATTATCTCTTCGGCATTAGAGTATAAGCAGGATGAAGCTAATACTCAAAAAAACGACCAGTTTAAGGCAGCATATAATGAATTGTCAGATCTGTTGCGAAAGGGTGGTGATATTGGCGAGGCTATTACACAACACGAAACTAACATTTTAAGTGTTACTGATGCCACCGGAGCCGTTTTAGTATATGAAGACAAGATGGTTGCGCTTGGCAAAACGCCTGAAAAAGCTGAGCTGGAGGACTTGGTGAATTGGTTGAAAAAAAATATGGAAGACCGTATTTATTACACCCACCAGCTTCCTGATGTTTACCATCCCGCTAAAACCTTCAGCGGTGCGGCCAGCGGTATTTTAGCTTGCACACTCTCTAAAGAAATGGGCGAACTGATTGCTTGGTTTAAGCCCGAACAAATAGCAACCATTAATTGGGCAGGCAACCCGAACAAGCCTGTAGAGGTTGATGAATATGGTTTGGTGAGCCTAAGTCCGCGCCGGTCATTCGACCTTTGGCAGGAAAAGGTACAAAACAGTTCTGAACGCTGGACGCGCGAAGAAATATCAAATGTGCTTAGGCTACGTGACGAGGTAGTTTTTGCTATCAACCGCCAGGCTAACGAGATAAGGTTGTTAAATGAAAAGCTGAAACAGGCTTACGAAGAGCTTGACACGTTTAGTTTTACTATATCGCACGATTTACGGACGCCCTTATCTACCATTAAAAACTACTCTGAGCTACTTTTAGAAGCTAATAAAAGTTTAGATGATGACGCCAGGCGCATTTTACAAAAGGTAATTGCAGGTGCAGATAAGCTTAATTTTTTGATTAAGGAAGTATTGAATTACTCAAGAGTTGGCCGGTTGGATGTAGAATACACCGATATCAATACGAAGACAATGATTGAAGAGATCAAAAATGATCTCGTTGTAGCTTTACATATTGGCAACCTGCAGTTTGAAATTGGTGATACCCCGCTGCTTTATGGCGATCAAACTATGGTGACACAGGTTTTCACCAATCTATTGAATAACGCTATAAAATATTCGGCTAAATCAAACCCTCCAAAGGTACGTGTTGAGGGTAGGGAAACCGCTACAGAGGTTATTTACTCGATTAGTGATAATGGCATTGGTATAGACCTGAATTATTATAACCGTATATTTGACTTATTTAAGCGGATGGATAACGTGCGAGGCTACGAAGGCACTGGCGTTGGTCTTGCCATTGTTAAACGCATTATAGAGAAGCATAATGCCCGCATTTGGGTAGAAAGCGAACTTGGAGTTGGCACAATATTTTATATAGCATTTAAAAGGAATGTGTAA
- a CDS encoding SRPBCC family protein, giving the protein MATTALEKKPLIEGLTDGAINLEWPERYISIAAGVKISLSGLKNIFSSPFSSILKVGAGGYLITRGITGHCELYTQMGKNSTEPVNVNIRSSFTINKPRQAVYDFWRQLDNLPKFMSHLQSVEVIDNKRSHWVLKLPVDIAKVSWDAEIVNDEPGYAIGWSSLPGSTIDNAGKVRFKDAEGGQGTIVDVVISYTPPAGGVGTALGNVLNPLFKKMVDDDVRNFKQYMDIEGTENTLEATKADHAHAQSAII; this is encoded by the coding sequence ATGGCAACTACTGCATTAGAAAAAAAACCGTTGATAGAGGGATTGACCGATGGAGCCATCAATTTAGAATGGCCTGAACGTTACATATCCATAGCTGCTGGCGTAAAAATTTCGCTTTCGGGCTTAAAAAATATTTTCTCCAGTCCTTTTAGCAGCATTTTAAAAGTGGGTGCAGGTGGCTACCTGATTACCCGCGGTATTACCGGCCATTGCGAGTTATACACTCAAATGGGTAAAAACAGCACTGAGCCGGTTAACGTAAACATCCGCTCATCATTCACCATAAATAAGCCCCGTCAAGCGGTGTATGACTTTTGGCGACAATTAGATAACCTGCCTAAGTTTATGAGCCACCTGCAAAGCGTAGAGGTGATTGATAATAAGCGTTCGCACTGGGTACTAAAACTACCTGTTGATATAGCAAAAGTAAGCTGGGATGCCGAGATTGTTAATGACGAGCCGGGTTACGCTATTGGATGGAGTTCATTACCGGGATCAACTATTGATAACGCAGGTAAAGTACGTTTCAAAGATGCCGAGGGTGGCCAAGGCACTATTGTGGATGTTGTAATTAGCTATACCCCGCCAGCAGGTGGCGTAGGTACCGCTTTAGGTAATGTGTTAAACCCATTATTTAAAAAGATGGTAGACGATGATGTCCGCAACTTTAAACAGTATATGGACATTGAGGGTACCGAAAACACGTTAGAAGCCACCAAAGCAGATCATGCGCATGCTCAAAGTGCCATTATATAA
- the rpmI gene encoding 50S ribosomal protein L35: protein MPKMKTNSSAKKRFKLTGTGKIARKNAYKSHILTKMSTKRKRALGQTSLVSDADMGNVKRMLCIGK, encoded by the coding sequence ATGCCAAAAATGAAGACCAATTCCAGTGCTAAAAAGCGTTTTAAGCTTACTGGAACCGGTAAAATTGCCAGAAAAAACGCATACAAAAGCCACATCTTAACCAAGATGTCAACCAAACGTAAGCGTGCCTTAGGTCAGACCAGTTTAGTATCTGATGCTGATATGGGTAACGTTAAACGTATGCTTTGTATCGGAAAGTAA
- the rplT gene encoding 50S ribosomal protein L20 yields MPRSVNAVASRRRRKKIMNLAKGYYGSRSKVYTIAKNTVEKGLQYAYRDRKTKKREFRALWIQRINAGARQHGISYSQLMGKLNASEIGLNRKVLADLAMNHPEAFKAVVDAIK; encoded by the coding sequence ATGCCACGTTCAGTTAACGCAGTAGCGTCGAGAAGACGCCGGAAAAAAATCATGAACCTTGCAAAAGGTTACTATGGTTCACGCAGCAAGGTTTACACCATTGCAAAAAACACCGTTGAAAAGGGTTTACAGTACGCGTACCGCGACCGTAAAACCAAAAAAAGAGAGTTTCGTGCTTTATGGATTCAGCGTATTAACGCTGGTGCCCGTCAGCATGGTATTTCTTACTCACAATTAATGGGTAAATTAAACGCCAGCGAAATTGGCTTAAATCGCAAAGTATTAGCCGACTTAGCAATGAATCACCCAGAAGCTTTTAAAGCTGTGGTTGATGCCATTAAGTAA